A window of Sutcliffiella cohnii contains these coding sequences:
- a CDS encoding SAM hydrolase/SAM-dependent halogenase family protein, producing MMSRALVLQTDFGLSDGAVNAMYGVAFSVDATLSIFNLTHDIPPFNIWEASYRLFQTVSYWPEETVFVSVVDPGVGSDRKSVVAKTMAGQYIVTPDNGTLSHVERNVGIQEVREIDENVNRLPKSGASHTFHGRDVYAYTAARLASGKISFEEVGPLQPVDSIVTLCCNDAVVKDGEITGIIDILDIQFGNLWSNISRELFETQGISYGEMVEVEIKHGKRKVYLNQMAYGRSFADTRIGQPLVYVNSLDNMAIAINQGSFAKAYNIGTGSNWTIKIRKYNP from the coding sequence ATGATGAGTCGAGCGTTAGTTTTACAAACAGATTTTGGTTTAAGTGATGGGGCAGTGAACGCGATGTATGGGGTTGCTTTTTCAGTAGATGCAACTCTTTCTATTTTTAATTTAACTCATGACATTCCTCCCTTCAATATATGGGAAGCGTCGTACCGCTTGTTTCAAACAGTGAGTTATTGGCCAGAAGAAACAGTATTCGTATCTGTCGTCGACCCTGGTGTTGGGTCTGACAGAAAAAGTGTGGTAGCAAAAACAATGGCAGGTCAATATATCGTTACACCAGACAATGGCACTTTATCTCATGTTGAACGCAACGTAGGGATTCAAGAAGTGCGAGAAATAGATGAAAACGTGAACCGACTCCCTAAATCTGGTGCATCCCATACGTTCCATGGAAGAGATGTGTATGCTTACACCGCTGCAAGGCTAGCGTCTGGAAAAATATCTTTTGAAGAGGTGGGCCCATTACAGCCTGTCGACTCTATTGTTACACTATGCTGCAATGACGCCGTAGTGAAGGACGGTGAGATTACTGGAATTATTGATATTTTAGACATTCAATTCGGAAACCTTTGGAGCAACATCAGTCGTGAACTTTTCGAAACGCAAGGAATTTCATATGGAGAAATGGTAGAAGTGGAAATAAAACACGGGAAGCGAAAAGTATATTTGAATCAAATGGCATACGGTCGTTCGTTTGCAGATACAAGAATTGGTCAACCGCTCGTATATGTCAATTCCTTAGATAATATGGCCATTGCTATTAATCAAGGGTCTTTCGCGAAGGCATACAATATAGGAACCGGATCTAATTGGACGATTAAAATTAGAAAATATAATCCGTGA
- a CDS encoding sodium:solute symporter family protein, with product MEMFIPLAITLSYMVIAVILGYSSGKGRNMNSVEEWGVGSRSLGPIIMYLLIGAGGVSAYTFMGSPGWAYSKGIPALYVVVYLTYMGIIAWYFGPKVWELGKKFKHVTQSAAISDRYESKSLGALASFVTSIGILAYAVIQTTGSAYILNVMSYGKIPTWVGVFLSLGVISIYLYRSGLRAISITNAFQGGLMLFVSFFIGLWATNQFTGGYSFRPIFERVKEDIPQFLTLPGGLGDMSVTFWTTSILVSVFSIWQTHWIQWMGAKSRSSIRRAATLLPTYYIVLIPMIVVGFIGIFAYPNIANPDQVAITYALENMPIIVAGLLGAGTLAASMSSSEPCVHATALSYSKDILQPAFKWSDDKAGIWTRRLIFPIMFFIIAPISIMQPASLVYILLIGYGFIAQAFPSIVGMFFWPRATKHGAFWGIFAGFVITVLFSFVIAHPLGVHAGIWGLLANFTIFIVVSLMTQPVTRNTVEKFFPDMVDELYDNNIPTDPSIQTKLN from the coding sequence ATGGAAATGTTTATCCCTCTAGCAATTACATTATCATACATGGTGATAGCCGTTATATTAGGGTATTCTTCCGGTAAAGGCCGTAATATGAACAGCGTCGAGGAATGGGGTGTTGGGAGCCGAAGCCTCGGACCAATTATTATGTACTTACTAATTGGAGCTGGTGGAGTAAGTGCTTATACGTTCATGGGTTCTCCAGGTTGGGCCTATTCAAAAGGTATACCCGCTCTTTACGTTGTCGTGTATTTAACGTATATGGGAATAATCGCTTGGTATTTTGGCCCAAAAGTTTGGGAGTTGGGTAAAAAGTTCAAACATGTAACACAATCAGCAGCTATTTCCGATCGATATGAAAGTAAATCTCTCGGTGCATTAGCTTCGTTTGTTACTTCTATCGGAATTCTTGCTTATGCCGTCATTCAAACTACTGGTTCTGCCTATATTTTAAATGTTATGAGTTACGGAAAAATCCCTACATGGGTTGGTGTTTTCCTTTCTTTAGGAGTCATTTCTATTTATTTGTACCGAAGCGGATTACGAGCTATTAGTATTACAAATGCTTTCCAAGGTGGACTAATGTTATTTGTTTCCTTTTTTATCGGCCTTTGGGCTACAAATCAATTTACAGGGGGTTATTCTTTCCGTCCTATCTTTGAACGAGTGAAGGAAGATATTCCACAATTTTTAACGCTACCAGGTGGGTTAGGTGATATGAGTGTCACTTTCTGGACTACTTCTATTTTAGTTTCTGTATTTTCGATTTGGCAAACTCACTGGATTCAATGGATGGGAGCAAAATCTAGAAGCTCCATTCGAAGAGCAGCTACTTTACTTCCGACTTATTATATTGTATTAATACCAATGATTGTAGTTGGTTTTATCGGTATTTTTGCTTATCCGAATATCGCAAATCCGGATCAAGTTGCCATTACGTATGCATTAGAAAATATGCCTATTATCGTGGCAGGTTTACTTGGAGCAGGAACGTTAGCTGCCTCTATGTCATCTAGTGAGCCATGTGTTCACGCAACAGCATTAAGTTATAGTAAGGACATTTTACAACCAGCATTTAAGTGGAGTGATGACAAGGCTGGAATATGGACGAGAAGACTTATATTCCCTATCATGTTTTTTATCATTGCGCCAATTTCTATAATGCAACCAGCTAGTTTAGTCTACATTTTGTTAATCGGTTACGGTTTTATTGCCCAAGCATTTCCGTCTATCGTTGGTATGTTCTTCTGGCCAAGAGCGACTAAACATGGTGCTTTCTGGGGGATATTTGCTGGATTCGTCATTACAGTATTATTCTCCTTCGTTATCGCTCACCCACTAGGGGTTCATGCAGGTATTTGGGGACTATTAGCTAACTTCACTATTTTCATCGTTGTATCGTTAATGACTCAACCAGTAACAAGAAACACAGTCGAAAAATTCTTCCCAGACATGGTGGATGAACTATACGACAATAACATACCAACCGACCCTTCTATTCAAACGAAGCTAAATTAA
- a CDS encoding amidohydrolase produces MNNNYLFFNGEVITVDNNNAIKQAVFVKDNKIIATGTNEEVLALKDDQTELIDLEGKTLMPGFIDSHIHITMYGTNQLSVSCKSESVQTIDDLLTELKNSALHTEKGKWVRAWGFNDTTIADKRFPTLEELDNVSSDHPIMVIRACGHISAVNSYALRLAGIDKHTPNPEGGKIDKHANGELTGLLLENAHMNMFSIAAFSDEEIEKAHEIASNHFAEKGITSIHDATGYGLNNLRLLQQSTLSGTIKQRVYAMVGSLSDAHEIVKHINESGISTGLGNEKYRLGPVKLFLDGSSSGPTVWTREPYTSDPNNYGIHYYTQEEVDDLFIPAHKNGWQFTAHAQGDAAIDMLLNTIEKANELYPRKNTRHRIEHAGIATPDLVKRMKEQNVVPTPNPAFLHEYGDGYVKNYGERAYQMFPLNDYLKEGVPAAISSDCPVTDFTPIQGIHSAITRKSPSGEIIGGTQRVSLLDAIRMYTINGAYASFEENIKGSIEPGKLADLILFDRSLLNCETDELLDSAIEWTMIDGEFVYSKKNEVAYK; encoded by the coding sequence ATGAATAACAACTATTTATTTTTTAACGGTGAAGTAATTACAGTGGACAACAATAACGCTATAAAGCAAGCTGTTTTCGTTAAAGACAATAAAATTATCGCTACTGGTACAAATGAAGAAGTGCTAGCATTAAAAGATGACCAAACAGAATTAATAGATTTAGAAGGAAAAACATTAATGCCCGGTTTCATAGATTCACATATACATATTACTATGTATGGTACGAATCAACTATCCGTATCTTGTAAAAGTGAATCCGTTCAAACGATAGACGACTTACTGACCGAGTTAAAAAATAGTGCGTTACATACAGAAAAAGGGAAATGGGTTAGAGCTTGGGGGTTTAATGACACAACGATTGCAGACAAAAGATTCCCTACTCTTGAAGAGCTAGATAACGTTTCTTCTGACCACCCAATTATGGTCATTCGTGCTTGTGGACATATATCCGCTGTAAATAGTTATGCTCTCCGTTTAGCTGGTATTGATAAACATACCCCAAATCCGGAAGGTGGAAAAATTGACAAACATGCAAATGGTGAATTGACAGGACTTTTACTTGAAAATGCACATATGAACATGTTTAGCATCGCTGCCTTTTCTGACGAAGAAATAGAAAAAGCACATGAAATCGCTTCGAACCATTTTGCAGAAAAAGGGATTACATCCATTCATGATGCAACTGGCTACGGATTAAATAATTTGCGATTATTACAACAATCTACCTTAAGCGGAACGATTAAACAAAGAGTTTATGCAATGGTTGGGTCGCTAAGTGATGCACACGAAATTGTAAAACATATAAATGAGTCTGGTATATCTACCGGTCTAGGTAACGAAAAATATCGTCTTGGTCCAGTCAAATTATTCCTTGATGGCAGTAGCAGTGGTCCCACTGTTTGGACTAGAGAACCGTATACAAGTGATCCGAATAACTATGGAATTCATTACTATACACAAGAGGAAGTCGATGATTTATTTATTCCTGCTCATAAAAACGGTTGGCAATTTACTGCACATGCTCAAGGCGATGCTGCTATTGATATGTTACTTAACACTATCGAAAAGGCTAATGAGCTTTACCCACGTAAAAATACAAGGCATAGAATTGAACATGCTGGAATTGCAACACCAGATTTAGTGAAGAGAATGAAAGAACAAAATGTAGTTCCTACACCTAATCCAGCTTTTCTCCATGAATATGGCGATGGCTATGTGAAAAATTATGGCGAACGCGCGTATCAGATGTTTCCGTTAAATGATTATCTTAAAGAAGGTGTTCCGGCAGCCATTTCATCTGATTGTCCTGTTACTGATTTTACTCCTATTCAAGGAATTCATTCCGCGATAACTAGAAAGTCTCCATCAGGTGAAATAATTGGTGGAACGCAAAGAGTATCGCTGTTAGATGCTATTCGGATGTATACGATTAATGGTGCATATGCTTCATTCGAAGAAAATATTAAGGGTAGTATTGAACCTGGTAAACTAGCAGATTTGATTCTTTTTGATCGCTCCTTATTAAATTGTGAAACCGATGAATTATTGGACTCAGCCATTGAATGGACGATGATAGATGGTGAATTCGTCTATAGTAAAAAAAATGAGGTTGCTTACAAATGA
- a CDS encoding PucR family transcriptional regulator, whose translation MLKKDYILTVRDVLNRDTFRFAKLLAGEGGLDKQIKWAHILESKDFESLLNGSELILTTGVGLQLDSPNKKTYEQLIKKNVSCLCIEKGAYFHSLSPEIKKLADKHNFPIIVFEKVVKFVDITLDLHTLIINQHYQMLSQLNEIAKEFTDLSLTHNGTLKILQKLSNYLQKKVMFITKEEQSFHYPPESKSFEVMVRSNYHKLHQMKKSEILTIEKEEILIYPSIGLGQVWGHICVEVNCDDDNEFIVSVLDRCASAIAQILLRNRTIEERKLNQEDEVVQSCIQGKNYPIEELMTLLSLPNQFKHEYQFRTIVIQTDFETTISSDNEWEELKLQLSLSIRTLYSQHNFLPIISVRKNQIVIICFSQIKESVTDNKNKLLQVTKKIFSSISNKLHNAQFGISSLITDVSKLKDSYSDAKKSIKLQETNIITSPFYEDIGIHHLFFQLENRKELDAFVEQYIGPLIQYDKENGSELLLTLSTYLDCLGSKKEAAEQLFIVRQTLYHRLEKIHQLLGKDLLQPTNRSAIEVAIKAYYFQLSKSS comes from the coding sequence ATGTTGAAAAAAGATTATATACTTACCGTTCGAGATGTGTTAAACAGAGATACATTTCGTTTTGCGAAGCTACTTGCTGGTGAAGGAGGTTTAGATAAACAAATAAAATGGGCCCATATACTTGAATCGAAAGACTTTGAATCCTTATTAAATGGTAGCGAATTAATCCTCACTACTGGTGTTGGACTTCAACTAGATTCCCCAAACAAAAAAACGTATGAACAACTCATAAAAAAGAATGTAAGTTGTCTTTGTATTGAAAAAGGCGCATATTTTCATAGCCTTTCCCCAGAGATAAAAAAGCTAGCAGATAAACATAACTTCCCAATTATCGTTTTTGAAAAGGTCGTTAAATTTGTTGATATTACATTAGATTTACATACATTAATCATTAATCAACACTACCAAATGTTAAGCCAATTAAATGAGATTGCAAAAGAGTTCACTGACTTATCTTTAACTCATAATGGTACGTTGAAAATATTGCAAAAGTTATCAAACTACTTACAAAAAAAGGTGATGTTTATTACAAAAGAGGAACAATCCTTCCATTATCCACCTGAGTCTAAATCATTCGAAGTGATGGTACGTTCCAACTATCATAAATTACATCAGATGAAAAAATCCGAGATATTAACAATTGAAAAAGAGGAAATATTAATTTATCCTTCTATCGGGTTAGGGCAAGTATGGGGCCATATATGCGTGGAAGTAAATTGTGATGATGATAATGAATTTATCGTTTCCGTTTTAGATCGTTGCGCATCTGCCATCGCACAAATTTTATTACGAAATCGAACAATCGAGGAAAGAAAACTAAATCAAGAAGATGAAGTCGTCCAAAGTTGCATCCAAGGTAAAAATTATCCAATTGAAGAATTAATGACGCTTCTCTCTTTACCAAATCAGTTTAAACATGAGTATCAATTCCGGACAATCGTTATTCAAACAGACTTCGAAACGACGATTTCCTCGGACAATGAATGGGAGGAACTGAAATTACAATTATCCCTTTCGATCCGGACCCTTTATTCTCAACACAATTTTTTACCAATAATTTCGGTAAGAAAAAATCAAATTGTTATTATTTGTTTTTCTCAAATAAAAGAGTCTGTAACTGACAACAAAAACAAACTATTACAAGTAACAAAAAAAATCTTTTCTAGCATTTCCAATAAATTACATAACGCACAATTTGGGATTAGTAGTTTAATTACCGATGTTTCTAAACTAAAAGACTCGTATTCTGATGCAAAGAAAAGTATAAAGCTCCAGGAGACTAACATCATCACCTCACCTTTTTATGAAGACATCGGTATTCATCATCTTTTCTTTCAGCTAGAAAATAGGAAAGAATTAGATGCATTTGTTGAACAATACATTGGACCATTAATTCAATACGATAAAGAAAATGGGAGTGAGTTACTTCTTACTCTTTCGACGTATTTAGATTGTCTCGGTTCTAAGAAAGAAGCCGCAGAACAATTGTTTATTGTACGCCAAACTCTTTATCATAGATTAGAAAAAATTCATCAATTACTAGGTAAGGATCTTTTACAACCAACGAATCGATCTGCTATTGAGGTCGCAATAAAAGCTTACTACTTTCAATTAAGTAAGTCTTCATAA
- a CDS encoding M20 family metallo-hydrolase yields the protein MINSKRLEDRITKLANIGKVGETGVSRLAHSIEDKRAMDLVASWMVEAGMKTEIDCYGNVIGVYEGTSPSLPRLVLGSHIDSQPRGGRFDGTIGVIGAIEVVQILNESNLTFERSIEVVAFSDEEGARFNKGLFGVRGLTGNLTVEDLLRKDSDGISRKQALENIGITTNEAFPVRYTSDNVFAFLEMHIEQGPLLESKELPVGIVQGISGPLWLTVEFRGHSGHAGSVPMNLRKDALVGAARVIYLFDELLKQDETIPTVGTVGYIENFPNSRNSISDRVTFTVDLRDILPERRDLFEQKLYEIIAETVEEYQLDYSISVDTNSEPKYCADWIKDILKDELQQMDQVPYELMSGPFHDALMMAEISPFGMIFVRCKDGLSHHPNEYASIDDITTGTNLLYKAVLKIL from the coding sequence TTGATCAATTCAAAACGTCTAGAAGATAGAATCACGAAACTCGCCAACATTGGGAAAGTTGGTGAAACGGGAGTTTCTCGCCTTGCTCATTCAATAGAAGACAAAAGAGCAATGGACCTTGTAGCCTCTTGGATGGTCGAGGCGGGGATGAAAACAGAAATAGATTGTTACGGAAATGTTATCGGTGTGTATGAAGGTACTTCCCCTTCTCTACCACGATTAGTTTTAGGATCTCACATTGATTCACAACCACGGGGTGGTAGGTTTGATGGAACGATTGGTGTCATCGGTGCGATCGAAGTAGTTCAAATACTGAATGAATCTAACTTAACTTTTGAAAGATCCATCGAAGTAGTAGCGTTTTCAGATGAAGAAGGAGCTAGATTTAACAAAGGTTTATTCGGTGTAAGAGGATTAACAGGTAATCTAACTGTAGAAGATCTTTTACGAAAAGATAGTGACGGCATCTCTAGAAAACAAGCATTAGAAAACATTGGAATTACAACAAATGAAGCATTCCCAGTTCGTTATACGAGTGATAATGTGTTTGCTTTTCTTGAAATGCATATTGAACAAGGACCTTTATTAGAAAGCAAGGAGTTGCCAGTTGGAATCGTTCAAGGAATTTCTGGACCCCTTTGGTTAACGGTAGAATTTAGAGGTCACTCTGGGCATGCAGGAAGTGTACCGATGAATTTAAGAAAAGATGCATTAGTTGGAGCTGCAAGAGTTATCTATTTATTTGATGAATTATTAAAACAGGATGAAACTATTCCTACTGTAGGTACGGTCGGCTACATAGAGAATTTCCCGAACTCTCGAAATAGTATTTCTGATCGTGTTACGTTTACAGTTGATTTACGGGATATATTACCAGAACGTCGGGATTTATTTGAACAAAAGCTTTACGAAATAATTGCTGAAACGGTAGAAGAATATCAGCTTGATTATTCAATTTCAGTAGATACAAATAGTGAGCCTAAATATTGTGCTGATTGGATAAAAGATATTTTAAAAGATGAGCTGCAACAAATGGATCAGGTACCTTATGAATTGATGAGCGGCCCATTCCACGATGCATTAATGATGGCAGAGATAAGTCCTTTCGGGATGATTTTTGTACGATGTAAGGACGGTTTAAGTCACCATCCAAATGAATACGCTTCCATAGACGATATTACAACAGGGACCAACCTTCTCTATAAAGCAGTTCTTAAAATACTGTAA
- a CDS encoding aspartate aminotransferase family protein: MSNDVKENKQLLVEKDKENIWHHITPYSQNHTPLIADEGKGSWITDHNGNKFLDGMSGLWCVNVGYGREELANAAYEQLKKLAYFPMTQSHVPAIQLGEKLNEYLNNEYVFFYSNSGSDANEVAFKLIRQYHEQKGSPSKYKFISRYRAYHGSSMGALSATGQALRKYKYEPLSSGFLHVAPPDNYRRPKGQSVEEYNIRCAEELEQKIIWEQKETIAGVIMEPLITGGGILIPHKSYVQKVAEICKKHEVLLIIDEVICGFGRTGKMFGFMHYDIKPDIITMAKGLTSAYLPLSVTAVRKEIYEAFKSSNENSHFRHINTFGGNPAACALAIKNIEIIEQENLVARSALLGDRLYEELKELENHPYVGDIRHKGFLMGIELVENKDTKEPASAERIGKIIKECKDLGLIVGKNGDTVAGFNNILTLSPPLSSTDEDLQFIVDVLKKVFQENQ; encoded by the coding sequence ATGAGTAACGATGTAAAAGAAAATAAACAATTACTTGTAGAAAAAGACAAGGAAAATATTTGGCACCATATTACTCCTTATTCGCAAAACCATACACCTTTAATTGCTGATGAGGGAAAAGGATCGTGGATTACAGACCATAACGGGAACAAATTTTTAGACGGTATGTCAGGGTTATGGTGCGTAAATGTAGGGTATGGAAGAGAAGAATTAGCAAACGCTGCTTATGAGCAGTTAAAAAAGTTGGCATATTTTCCGATGACACAAAGTCATGTGCCAGCAATCCAGTTAGGTGAAAAATTAAATGAGTACTTAAATAATGAATACGTTTTCTTTTATAGTAATAGTGGGTCAGACGCGAATGAAGTAGCGTTCAAACTAATTCGCCAATACCATGAGCAAAAGGGGTCACCATCGAAGTATAAGTTTATTTCTCGCTACCGAGCGTATCATGGTAGTTCCATGGGTGCGCTATCAGCTACTGGTCAAGCGTTGAGAAAATATAAATACGAACCATTATCGTCAGGGTTTCTTCATGTAGCGCCACCTGATAATTATAGAAGACCAAAAGGGCAGTCTGTGGAGGAATACAATATCCGCTGTGCAGAAGAATTAGAGCAAAAAATCATTTGGGAACAAAAAGAAACGATTGCTGGTGTCATTATGGAGCCGCTAATTACTGGTGGAGGTATTTTAATTCCACATAAATCTTACGTACAAAAAGTAGCTGAAATTTGTAAAAAACATGAAGTGCTTCTCATCATTGATGAAGTAATTTGTGGATTTGGTAGAACTGGAAAAATGTTTGGCTTCATGCATTACGACATAAAACCAGATATTATTACGATGGCAAAAGGTCTTACTAGTGCATATCTTCCTTTATCTGTTACCGCAGTAAGAAAGGAAATTTATGAAGCATTTAAGTCTAGTAATGAAAATAGTCACTTCAGACATATTAATACATTTGGAGGGAACCCGGCTGCTTGTGCACTAGCAATAAAAAATATCGAAATTATCGAACAAGAGAATTTAGTGGCAAGATCAGCGTTGCTAGGGGATCGACTATACGAAGAGTTAAAAGAGTTAGAAAATCATCCGTATGTAGGGGACATTCGTCATAAAGGATTTTTAATGGGAATTGAATTAGTAGAAAACAAAGATACGAAAGAACCAGCTAGTGCCGAAAGAATAGGAAAAATAATAAAAGAGTGTAAAGACCTAGGGTTAATTGTAGGTAAAAACGGGGATACGGTAGCAGGCTTTAACAATATTTTAACACTCAGTCCACCACTTTCTAGTACAGATGAAGATTTACAATTTATTGTAGATGTTTTAAAGAAAGTATTTCAAGAAAATCAATAA
- a CDS encoding CoA-acylating methylmalonate-semialdehyde dehydrogenase codes for MTTTTVGKLNNFINGEWKESNATQYLTVPNPATGEELAQVPISTKEDVYQAVSSAKEAFKTWSKTPVPKRARVLFKYQQLLIDNWDELAKLITLENGKTYKDAYGEVQRGIECVEFAAGAPSLMMGKQLPDIATNMESGMYRYPVGVVGGITPFNFPMMVPCWMFPLAIAVGNTFVLKPSERTPLLANRLAELFKEAGLPDGVLNVVHGAHDVVNSLLEHKDVPAISFVGSQPVAEYVYKEASAHGKRVQALAGAKNHSIVMPDADLDAAVKEIIGAAYGSAGERCMACSVVVAVGDVVDPLLQKLKDSADSIKIGDGQNDDVFLGPVIRPEHKQRTENYIRLGVQEGAQLVRDGSKDEAYHQDGYFIGPTIFDHVTTDMTIWKEEIFAPVLSIVRVDSLEEAIELTNKSDFGNGACLFTQNGSSVRYFRENIEVGMLGVNIGVPAPMAFFPFSGWKNSFYGDLHANGSDGVEFYTRRKMLTARW; via the coding sequence ATGACGACAACTACAGTTGGTAAATTAAACAATTTTATTAATGGAGAATGGAAAGAAAGTAATGCAACACAATATCTAACTGTTCCTAATCCGGCAACAGGAGAAGAATTAGCACAAGTACCTATTTCTACAAAAGAAGATGTTTATCAAGCAGTTTCCTCTGCAAAAGAAGCGTTCAAAACGTGGAGTAAAACACCGGTTCCAAAGCGAGCAAGAGTACTATTTAAGTATCAACAATTGCTTATTGATAATTGGGATGAGCTAGCAAAACTGATTACATTAGAAAACGGGAAAACATATAAGGATGCATACGGTGAAGTACAAAGAGGAATTGAATGTGTAGAGTTTGCAGCTGGTGCACCGAGTCTTATGATGGGGAAACAGTTGCCTGACATCGCAACAAATATGGAGTCTGGAATGTACCGATATCCAGTTGGAGTAGTCGGAGGTATTACACCATTTAACTTCCCAATGATGGTACCATGTTGGATGTTCCCACTAGCAATTGCTGTCGGAAATACATTTGTATTAAAGCCGAGTGAGCGTACACCGTTACTAGCTAATAGATTAGCAGAATTGTTTAAAGAAGCAGGTTTACCAGATGGCGTACTTAATGTTGTTCATGGTGCTCATGATGTAGTGAATAGTTTATTAGAACATAAAGACGTGCCTGCGATTTCCTTTGTAGGTTCCCAACCGGTAGCAGAGTATGTTTATAAGGAAGCAAGTGCACATGGAAAAAGAGTGCAAGCATTAGCGGGAGCGAAAAACCACTCTATCGTCATGCCAGATGCTGATTTAGACGCAGCTGTAAAGGAAATTATCGGTGCAGCATACGGTTCAGCAGGTGAAAGATGTATGGCATGTTCTGTCGTCGTTGCGGTTGGTGACGTTGTAGATCCATTATTGCAAAAGTTAAAGGATAGTGCAGACTCTATTAAAATTGGAGACGGTCAAAACGATGATGTGTTTTTAGGACCAGTTATTCGTCCCGAGCATAAACAACGCACAGAAAACTATATCCGTTTAGGTGTTCAGGAAGGTGCACAGTTAGTCCGCGATGGAAGTAAAGATGAAGCGTATCATCAAGATGGATACTTTATTGGTCCAACTATTTTTGATCACGTTACAACAGATATGACAATTTGGAAGGAAGAAATTTTTGCACCTGTCTTATCCATTGTAAGAGTTGATAGTTTAGAAGAGGCTATCGAACTAACGAACAAGTCTGATTTCGGAAACGGGGCTTGTTTATTCACTCAAAACGGAAGTAGTGTCCGCTACTTTAGAGAAAATATTGAGGTAGGTATGCTTGGAGTAAATATCGGAGTGCCAGCTCCAATGGCATTTTTCCCATTCTCAGGTTGGAAAAACTCCTTCTACGGTGATTTACATGCAAATGGATCCGATGGAGTAGAGTTTTATACGAGAAGAAAAATGTTAACGGCTAGATGGTAA